One Chroicocephalus ridibundus chromosome 21, bChrRid1.1, whole genome shotgun sequence DNA segment encodes these proteins:
- the EFCAB12 gene encoding EF-hand calcium-binding domain-containing protein 12: MTNLAARVTSIELCSTFTFPTLKKLSVNDVVTIWSGVSKYVRQQLLKEEPQAVTITGLGTFHIKSCHFFENGKMITFQRPVFSLSRTVAQVRELQHASVPVPEEINKVSVSYKKTHLNVPYSEKVVQHCVQETLDFFCFILKKKEDADFILKDVGTLAIRGTEVTMAFCEDFLLSLNKSTDMIEKLLTKKWVISDKEVTLFPSRFGRVHRFPQFDIRVVPRRVSLPDEETSSDVKSGLSSMGKKATIHHSSLLLQRSVSPDSLARGDMAKEAQEKTERKGPPGRLLQQCAGTEGRQHKETPLVSPGLPLPTSEEHRQTGQKRRSVFGMNSRRKLEASMAKRKEEEQNREAGSITFPELPQQHAGRGSDEMQRAQLTQKEEDSLGSSENTSKTEEGLQTAEAWIQLRRHFRSELESLGDTERWLTQKPSLSRQEKKFLQRIRALRADRRAAVKSAATDSLDHSPPKSRQSQKKGAIPLVCAPYPQALVTLHNLLHEKKLRMVSVFKAAGMGGRNIKREDFIKVIKETKVPISDKDLEDVVIFLTSSKPGNFISPEDLINCQKQWLEMRKGQAQETKTGVEAWFQKATCQTAAFPSSAGDTAKWMTPRPPTKPKRKLIHLEVPPVNTEPEQQQMSCEGMEETEKQLREKRRWKKNKESPIERKEKCRMVRSGDRPVDEHCLPSTVETDFGELVDQYRSKTLMNYMQDSKLCEERNVPITKSVLQKALLHPGDKIIKEGEHVRKIRQPGGYYSTGHADARSPGSTSKSASGSQTNEAENRHLQRNKMQKTSDNRFWPGHLLDKLYLYFPDKHHDRAHALFSCVRPTKPVYHGF, from the exons ATGACAAACCTGGCAGCGCGGGTCACCAGCATCGAGCTCTGCAGCACATTCACGTTTCCTACTCTCAAGAAGCTTTCTGTCAACG ATGTTGTTACTATTTGGAGCGGTGTGTCTAAGTATGTCCGGCAACAGCTCCTGAAGGAAGAG ccTCAGGCTGTCACCATAACAGGACTGGGGACATTTCATATCAAAAGCTGTCACTTTTTTGAAAATGGCAAGATGATCACATTTCAGAGACCTGTGTTCTCGCTGTCCAGGACTGTTGCACAGGTCCGTGAGCTGCAACATGCTTCTGTACCTGTTCCTG aaGAGATTAACAAAGTGTCAGTGAGCTACAAGAAGACCCACTTGAATGTGCCCTATTCTGAGAAAGTCGTGCAGCACTGTGTGCAGGAGACCCTGGACTTTTTCTGCTtcatcctgaaaaagaaagaagatgcagaCTTCATTTTAAAGGATGTTGGCACTCTTGCTATCCGAGGAACAGAAGTGACAATGGCATTTTGTGAAGACTTTTTACTAAGCCTTAACAAGTCTACAGACATGATAGAGAAGTTGCTCACT AAGAAATGGGTCATATCAGACAAAGAAGTCACTCTCTTTCCAAGCCGTTTTGGCCGTGTCCACCGGTTTCCACA GTTTGACATTAGGGTAGTGCCTCGAAGAGTTTCTCTCCCAGATGAAGAGACATCTTCAGATGTCAAAAGTGGTTTGAGTAGCATGGGAAAAAaag CGACTATTCATCACTCATCACTCCTTCTGCAAAGGAGCGTTTCCCCAGACAGCTTAGCCAGAGGTGATATGGCAAaagaagcacaggagaaaacCGAGAGAAAAGGGCCTCCTGGCAG ACTGTTGCAACAATGTGCAGGCACAGAAGGAAGGCAGCACAAAGAAACTCCTTTGGTGAGCCCTGGGTTGCCATTGCCTACTTCTGAAGAGCACAGGCAGACGGGACAG AAAAGACGGTCTGTATTTGGGATGAATAGtagaagaaaactggaggcaTCCATGGccaaaaggaaggaggaagaacagaaCAGAGAAGCAGGGAGCATCACCTTTCCAGAATTGCCTCAACAGCACGCTGGGAGAGGAAGCGACGAGATGCAGAGAGCCCAG CTGACTCAGAAGGAAGAAGATAGCCTCGGATCCTCAGAGAACACCTCCAAGACAGAAGAGGGTCTACAGACAGCGGAGGCTTGGATTCAGCTAAGGAGGCATTTTCGATCTGAGCTGGAAAGCTTAGGGGACACTGAAAGATGGCTCACTCAAAAACCTTCCCTCAGccgacaagaaaaaaaattcttgcaaagAATAAGGGCACTCAGAGCAGACAGGAGGGCTGCTGTCAAATCAGCCGCGACTGACAGCCTGGAC CACTCACCACCAAAGAGCAGACAGTCCCAGAAGAAGGGTGCCATTCCCCTTGTTTGTGCACCGTACCCCCAGGCTCTTGTCACGCTGCATAACCTCctgcatgaaaagaagctgaGGATGGTGTCCGTATTCAAGGCAGCTGGTATGGGTGGGAGGAACATCAAGAGAGAAGACTTCATTAAAGTCATCAAGGAG ACCAAAGTTCCCATCAGCGACAAGGATCTCGAGGATGTGGTCATCTTCTTGACTTCCTCAAAACCAGGGAATTTTATAAGCCCTGAAGATTTGATTAACTGTCAAAAGCAGTGGCTGGAAATGAGGAAAGGACAAGCCCAAGAGACCAAAACAG GCGTAGAAGCTTGGTTCCAGAAGGCCACCTGCCAAACTGCCGCTTTTCCATCTTCTGCTGGGGACACAGCCAAATGGATGACGCCTCGTCCTCCTACCAAGCCCAAAAGAAAACTAATACACTTGGAAGTTCCACCAGTCAACACCGAGccagaacaacaacaaatgaGCTGTGAAGGAATGGAAGAGACTGAAAAACAATTAAGAGAGAAGAGACGGTGGAAGAAG AACAAAGAGAGCCCAATAGAACGAAAAGAAAAGTGCCGGATGGTGAGATCTGGGGATCGCCCCGTTGATGAGCACTGCTTGCCTTCAACCGTAGAGACTGACTTTGGAGAGCTGGTTGACCAATATCGCAGCAAAACCTTGATGAACTATATGCAGGACTCCAAGCTGTGTGAAGAGCGCAATGTTCCCATCACCAAGTCAGTGCTGCAGAAAG CCCTGCTGCATCCAGGAGACAAGATCATCAAGGAAGGCGAACATGTAAGGAAGATCAGGCAGCCTGGAGGATACTACAGCACAGGACATGCTGATGCTCGATCACCTGGGAGCACCTCCAAATCTGCATCTGGAAGCCAGACCAACGAGGCAGAAAATAG GCATCTTCAGAGGAATAAGATGCAAAAGACAAGCGACAATAGGTTCTGGCCAGGTCATCTCCTGGACAAGCTATACCTTTACTTTCCTGATAAGCACCATGACAGGGCGCACGCCCTGTTCAGCTGTGTTCGTCCAACCAAGCCTGTCTACCATGGCTTCTAA